One part of the Solanum dulcamara chromosome 8, daSolDulc1.2, whole genome shotgun sequence genome encodes these proteins:
- the LOC129898844 gene encoding CRIB domain-containing protein RIC6-like has protein sequence MSTKVKGLLKGLRYISQVFDEDKEKDMQIGFPTDVKHVAHIGWDGPSIDNPSWMKEFKSPGAFQSAPLITSPRELKENPDIKWVSEDSNRRSRKTNSSPTKDKPEKPRTSRRHSTTENGINEDSTKKEHGTKSRSSRRHHNKETSDGNKSSESSSKNNPDIPKKSRRKKSKEDGGSIRPSKSKGTSSNTTQTTESGPGQESESSEISKEKQEE, from the exons ATGTCCACAAAGGTGAAAGGCCTTCTTAAAGGCCTTAGGTAcatttctcaagtttttg ATGAGGATAAAGAAAAGGATATGCAAATTGGTTTTCCAACAGATGTAAAGCATGTTGCACATATAGGATGGGATGGTCCATCAATTGATAATCCAAGCTGG ATGAAAGAATTTAAATCACCAGGAGCATTTCAATCAGCACCTTTGATTACTTCTCCGAGAGAACTTAAAGAAAATCCTGATATTAAATGGGTTTCTGAAG ATTCAAATAGAAGGTCAAGAAAAACAAATTCTTCACCAACCAAAGACAAACCAGAGAAGCCAAGAACATCCAGGAGGCATTCCACAACAGAAAATGGAATCAATGAAGACTCTACAAAAAAAGAGCATGGCACCAAATCCAGGAGTTCCAGGAGACACCATAACAAGGAAACGTCCGATGGAAACAAATCGAGTGAATCCTCGAGCAAAAACAACCCCGATATCCCTAAAAAATCGCGAAGAAAGAAGTCCAAGGAGGACGGTGGCTCGATCCGACCATCAAAATCCAAAGGCACTTCTTCTAATACAACACAAACTACAGAGTCAGGTCCTGGACAGGAAAGTGAGAGTAGTGAAATTTCTAAAGAAAAACAAGAGGAgtga